One stretch of Miscanthus floridulus cultivar M001 chromosome 18, ASM1932011v1, whole genome shotgun sequence DNA includes these proteins:
- the LOC136522443 gene encoding uncharacterized protein isoform X1, translating into MDDDLKHLRVSFSGVRQEDRGGGGETVPVPSQQRTSSRRAEEYDAAYAATVAAVAYAIAAREEERLLASQERPPYAVADKLACGNGNKEQRPAASSSMDDGPARTTPQSSKSPRTPKRGESLKKPIFEGSRSSSSRWFTGKEPIDDDYQDEQANVSVNRPIRPAQKKPAEGAVSDERPPAFTDPAPRVRKDPSFSRKPSEKRGSRRFEQDQGNQTVAAQPTARPMDSKTSSSYSAAGRESGGAATTSGGGVAFSSENEAMADAWEKEKLAKIKKQYDETMQTIAEWEVEKKAKARRQKELKDESESERKRAKALEEYNEEMSRINKVAAASRLTAEEKRRSAERKARDKAHTIRSTGKLPGTCGCF; encoded by the exons ATGGATGACGATCTGAAACATCTGAG GGTCAGCTTCTCTGGGGTGAGGCAGGAAgatcgtggcggcggcggcgagacaGTACCAGTACCATCTCAGCAAAGGACAAGTTCACGCAGAG CAGAGGAGTACGACGCGGCGTATGCAGCCACGGTGGCAGCAGTCGCCTACGCCATCGCCGCGCGAGAGGAGGAGAGGCTGTTAGCGTCTCAAGAGAGGCCGCCGTATGCTGTCGCGGACAAGCTTGCGTGTGGAAATGGAAACAAGGAGCAGCgtcctgctgcttcttcttccatGGATGATGGACCTGCTCGGACCACGCCGCAGTCCAGCAAGTCACCACGTACACCCAAGCGAGGCGAGAGCCTGAAGAAGCCAATTTTCGAAGGCAGCAGATCCTCTTCCTCAAGATGGTTCACTGGTAAAGAGCCCATAGACGACGATTACCAAGATGAACAAG CTAATGTGTCAGTGAATCGGCCAATAAGACCGGCTCAGAAGAAGCCAGCAGAGGGTGCAGTTTCAGATGAAAGGCCCCCTGCTTTCACTGACCCTGCACCACGCGTAAGGAAGGACCCCAGTTTCAGCCGGAAACCTTCAGAAAAGAGAGGAAGCAGGAGATTCGAGCAAGATCAGGGGAACCAGACGGTGGCGGCACAGCCAACGGCACGGCCAATGGACAGCAAGACGTCGAGCTCGTATTCGGCGGCCGGTAGAGAGAGTGGTGGAGCTGCTACCACGTCTGGTGGTGGAGTGGCGTTCTCCAGCGAAAACGAAGCCATGGCAGATGCCTGGGAGAAGGAGAAGCTGGCGAAGATCAAGAAGCA GTACGACGAGACGATGCAGACGATTGCTGAATGGGAGGTGGAGAAGAAGGCAAAGGCCAGGCGCCAAAAGGAGCTGAAAGACGAG AGTGAGTCGGAGAGGAAGcgtgcgaaggcgctggaggagtacAACGAGGAGATGTCGAGGATCAACAAGGTGGCCGCCGCGTCGAGGCTGACGgcggaggagaagaggaggagcGCCGAGAGGAAGGCCAGGGACAAGGCACACACCATACGGTCCACGGGGAAGCTTCCTGGGACATGTGGGTGTTTCTGA
- the LOC136522443 gene encoding uncharacterized protein isoform X2, which yields MDDDLKHLRVSFSGVRQEDRGGGGETVPVPSQQRTSSRREEYDAAYAATVAAVAYAIAAREEERLLASQERPPYAVADKLACGNGNKEQRPAASSSMDDGPARTTPQSSKSPRTPKRGESLKKPIFEGSRSSSSRWFTGKEPIDDDYQDEQANVSVNRPIRPAQKKPAEGAVSDERPPAFTDPAPRVRKDPSFSRKPSEKRGSRRFEQDQGNQTVAAQPTARPMDSKTSSSYSAAGRESGGAATTSGGGVAFSSENEAMADAWEKEKLAKIKKQYDETMQTIAEWEVEKKAKARRQKELKDESESERKRAKALEEYNEEMSRINKVAAASRLTAEEKRRSAERKARDKAHTIRSTGKLPGTCGCF from the exons ATGGATGACGATCTGAAACATCTGAG GGTCAGCTTCTCTGGGGTGAGGCAGGAAgatcgtggcggcggcggcgagacaGTACCAGTACCATCTCAGCAAAGGACAAGTTCACGCAGAG AGGAGTACGACGCGGCGTATGCAGCCACGGTGGCAGCAGTCGCCTACGCCATCGCCGCGCGAGAGGAGGAGAGGCTGTTAGCGTCTCAAGAGAGGCCGCCGTATGCTGTCGCGGACAAGCTTGCGTGTGGAAATGGAAACAAGGAGCAGCgtcctgctgcttcttcttccatGGATGATGGACCTGCTCGGACCACGCCGCAGTCCAGCAAGTCACCACGTACACCCAAGCGAGGCGAGAGCCTGAAGAAGCCAATTTTCGAAGGCAGCAGATCCTCTTCCTCAAGATGGTTCACTGGTAAAGAGCCCATAGACGACGATTACCAAGATGAACAAG CTAATGTGTCAGTGAATCGGCCAATAAGACCGGCTCAGAAGAAGCCAGCAGAGGGTGCAGTTTCAGATGAAAGGCCCCCTGCTTTCACTGACCCTGCACCACGCGTAAGGAAGGACCCCAGTTTCAGCCGGAAACCTTCAGAAAAGAGAGGAAGCAGGAGATTCGAGCAAGATCAGGGGAACCAGACGGTGGCGGCACAGCCAACGGCACGGCCAATGGACAGCAAGACGTCGAGCTCGTATTCGGCGGCCGGTAGAGAGAGTGGTGGAGCTGCTACCACGTCTGGTGGTGGAGTGGCGTTCTCCAGCGAAAACGAAGCCATGGCAGATGCCTGGGAGAAGGAGAAGCTGGCGAAGATCAAGAAGCA GTACGACGAGACGATGCAGACGATTGCTGAATGGGAGGTGGAGAAGAAGGCAAAGGCCAGGCGCCAAAAGGAGCTGAAAGACGAG AGTGAGTCGGAGAGGAAGcgtgcgaaggcgctggaggagtacAACGAGGAGATGTCGAGGATCAACAAGGTGGCCGCCGCGTCGAGGCTGACGgcggaggagaagaggaggagcGCCGAGAGGAAGGCCAGGGACAAGGCACACACCATACGGTCCACGGGGAAGCTTCCTGGGACATGTGGGTGTTTCTGA
- the LOC136524825 gene encoding glutamate receptor 3.5-like isoform X1, with translation MMGGVAQLVVVTVLLATAAAAARTASAAGARPSEVAVGALFTYDSTIGRAAQLAIELAVDDVNADAKVLSGTKLNLMPMDTDCSGFLGTIKALELMEKNVVAVIGPQSSGIGHVISQVVNELHVPLLSFAATDPTLSASEYPYFLRTTTSDYFQMNAVASIVDYYQWKRVTAIYVDDDYGRGGVSALGDALALKRAQVSYKAAIPPNSNTDVIRDVLFRANMMESRVMVVHVNPDTGLRVFSAAKKLQMMASGYVWIVTDWLAAVLDSSPASRDPKYISNIQGVIVLRQHTPDSDAKKKFISRWNTVARNRSMTSGLNSYAFYAYDSVWAVARSVDQFLNAGQHINFSTDPRLHDPNGTTLRLSSLKIFDGGDQMLQQLLLTNFTGLTGPVRFDSGGNLVRPAYDILNVGRSGASLVGYWSNYSGLSVAAPEILYQMPSNASTSAYQLKNVVWPGDSTDIPRGWVFPNNGQPLRVGVPVKPSFKILVSGSSPDTVRGYCIDVFKSAIKLLPYPVPYQFVPIGDGTKNPSYVGIVGMVASNTLDAAVGDFAIVRNGTRLAEYTQPYIDSGLVIVAPVKHVSSNAWAFLKPFTWEMWSVIGALFILVGIVVWLLEHRTNEEFRGPPRNQIITIFWFSFSTMFFSHRQNTGTALGRFVLIIWMFVVLIITSSYTASLTSILTVQQLATGITGLDSLISSSLPIGYQTGKFTKKYLMINLNVPESRLVQLNTIQEYADALTRGPKNGGVAAIIDEKPYIDIFLSHYCNFKIVGQQFTREGWGFAFQKDSPLAADMSTAILQLSESGKLQSIHDEWFTKPSCATDDESNLGATRLGLGSFWGLFLICALICLLALVMFFIQVCWQYKQYSNSEDADEPSAAGADGAVKRQRRLSGLGSFKEIVKFVDMKEEEIMKKSMKRRSGEKDNPAAAGFSDAQSVASA, from the exons ATGATGGGCGGTGTGGCTCAGTTGGTGGTGGTTACTGTGCTCttggccactgccgccgccgctgcgcggACGGCGTCGGCGGCGGGAGCGCGGCCGAGCGAGGTGGCCGTGGGCGCCCTCTTCACGTACGACTCCACGATTGGCCGCGCCGCGCAGCTCGCCAtcgagctcgccgtcgacgacgtCAACGCGGACGCCAAGGTGCTCTCGGGGACCAAGCTCAACTTGATGCCCATGGACACCGACTGCAGCGGCTTCCTTGGCACCATCAAAG CTTTGGAGCTAATGGAGAAAAATGTAGTTGCTGTGATTGGCCCCCAGTCCTCTGGGATAGGCCATGTCATCTCTCAAGTTGTCAATGAGTTACATGTTCCTCTTCTATCATTTGCGGCAACGGATCCAACTCTTTCTGCATCAGAGTATCCTTACTTCTTAAGGACAACCACAAGTGACTACTTCCAAATGAATGCCGTTGCTAGCATTGTTGATTACTATCAGTGGAAAAGGGTGACTGCTATATACGTCGACGACGATTATGGGCGAGGTGGCGTCTCGGCTCTCGGCGATGCGCTTGCATTGAAGAGGGCACAGGTTTCATATAAAGCAGCTATTCCTCCAAATTCAAACACAGATGTGATCCGTGATGTACTGTTTAGAGCAAACATGATGGAATCAAGGGTCATGGTTGTGCATGTCAATCCTGACACAGGTTTGAGGGTGTTTTCTGCAGCTAAGAAGCTCCAGATGATGGCCAGTGGCTATGTCTGGATAGTAACTGATTGGCTAGCTGCTGTCCTCGATTCCTCCCCCGCATCTAGAGATCCTAAATACATAAGTAATATCCAGGGAGTAATTGTTCTTCGTCAGCACACTCCTGATTCTGATGCCAAGAAAAAGTTCATATCTAGATGGAACACTGTGGCTCGTAACAGAAGTATGACTTCTGGACTGAACTCATATGCTTTCTATGCTTATGACTCAGTTTGGGCCGTTGCTCGCTCTGTCGACCAATTTCTCAATGCTGGGCAACATATCAACTTCTCAACAGATCCAAGGCTGCATGATCCAAACGGTACCACTTTGCGTCTGTCAAGTCTCAAGATATTCGACGGTGGTGACCAGATGCTGCAGCAACTTCTCCTCACAAACTTCACAGGTCTAACAGGTCCAGTCCGATTTGATTCAGGCGGCAATTTGGTACGCCCAGCTTATGATATCCTCAATGTTGGCCGCTCCGGCGCCAGCTTGGTTGGCTATTGGTCCAACTATTCAGGCCTTTCTGTGGCTGCTCCTGAAATTTTGTATCAGATGCCATCAAATGCATCCACCAGTGCCTATCAGCTGAAGAATGTGGTATGGCCTGGTGATTCAACTGATATACCTAGGGGCTGGGTGTTTCCAAACAATGGCCAGCCTCTCAGAGTTGGGGTCCCAGTTAAACCAAGCTTCAAGATATTGGTGTCAGGCAGTAGCCCTGATACTGTGAGGGGTTACTGCATTGATGTTTTCAAGTCAGCAATCAAACTGCTCCCTTACCCAGTTCCTTACCAGTTTGTACCTATTGGGGATGGCACAAAGAACCCTAGTTACGTCGGCATTGTTGGGATGGTTGCTTCCAAT ACACTTGATGCAGCTGTAGGCGACTTTGCGATAGTGAGAAATGGAACACGGCTTGCTGAGTACACACAGCCTTACATTGATTCAGGGCTTGTGATAGTGGCGCCGGTGAAACATGTAAGCTCAAACGCCTGGGCTTTCCTTAAACCTTTCACATGGGAGATGTGGTCTGTCATAGGCGCTCTTTTCATTTTGGTGGGAATTGTGGTGTGGCTACTCGAACATCGGACTAATGAGGAATTTCGAGGGCCTCCACGTAATCAAATCATAACAATATTCTG GTTCAGCTTCTCAACAATGTTCTTCTCACACA GGCAGAACACCGGAACCGCGCTCGGGCGTTTCGTGCTAATCATATGGATGTTCGTCGTGTTGATCATCACTTCAAGCTACACTGCCAGCTTGACGTCAATCCTGACGGTCCAACAGCTCGCGACAGGAATTACAGGACTTGACAGTCTCATATCAAGCTCTTTACCTATTGGATACCAGACTGGAAAATTCACCAAGAAATACCTGATGATAAACCTCAACGTTCCTGAGTCTCGATTGGTGCAACTGAACACGATCCAGGAATACGCTGATGCCCTTACCCGTGGACCAAAAAATGGTGGTGTTGCTGCGATTATCGACGAGAAGCCATATATCGATATCTTCCTGTCACACTACTGCAACTTCAAGATTGTGGGACAGCAGTTCACAAGGGAAGGATGGGGATTT GCATTCCAGAAAGACTCCCCCCTTGCTGCAGATATGTCGACCGCCATCCTTCAGCTTTCAGAGAGTGGCAAGCTTCAGAGCATCCATGACGAGTGGTTCACAAAGCCGAGCTGTGCCACCGACGATGAGAGCAACCTGGGAGCAACCAGGCTTGGCCTCGGAAGCTTCTGGGGCCTTTTCCTCATTTGTGCCCTGATATGTCTCTTAGCTCTGGTGATGTTCTTCATACAAGTCTGCTGGCAGTACAAGCAGTACTCCAATTCTGAAGATGCTGACGAGCCCAGTGCAGCTGGCGCTGATGGTGCTGTCAAAAGACAGCGGAGGCTGTCAGGCCTTGGCAGCTTCAAAGAGATCGTAAAGTTTGTCGACATGAAGGAGGAGGAAATCATGAAGAAGTCGATGAAACGACGGTCAGGCGAGAAAGATAACCCAGCTGCTGCAGGATTCTCAGATGCTCAATCGGTGGCTTCAGCATAG
- the LOC136524825 gene encoding glutamate receptor 3.5-like isoform X2 produces MEKNVVAVIGPQSSGIGHVISQVVNELHVPLLSFAATDPTLSASEYPYFLRTTTSDYFQMNAVASIVDYYQWKRVTAIYVDDDYGRGGVSALGDALALKRAQVSYKAAIPPNSNTDVIRDVLFRANMMESRVMVVHVNPDTGLRVFSAAKKLQMMASGYVWIVTDWLAAVLDSSPASRDPKYISNIQGVIVLRQHTPDSDAKKKFISRWNTVARNRSMTSGLNSYAFYAYDSVWAVARSVDQFLNAGQHINFSTDPRLHDPNGTTLRLSSLKIFDGGDQMLQQLLLTNFTGLTGPVRFDSGGNLVRPAYDILNVGRSGASLVGYWSNYSGLSVAAPEILYQMPSNASTSAYQLKNVVWPGDSTDIPRGWVFPNNGQPLRVGVPVKPSFKILVSGSSPDTVRGYCIDVFKSAIKLLPYPVPYQFVPIGDGTKNPSYVGIVGMVASNTLDAAVGDFAIVRNGTRLAEYTQPYIDSGLVIVAPVKHVSSNAWAFLKPFTWEMWSVIGALFILVGIVVWLLEHRTNEEFRGPPRNQIITIFWFSFSTMFFSHRQNTGTALGRFVLIIWMFVVLIITSSYTASLTSILTVQQLATGITGLDSLISSSLPIGYQTGKFTKKYLMINLNVPESRLVQLNTIQEYADALTRGPKNGGVAAIIDEKPYIDIFLSHYCNFKIVGQQFTREGWGFAFQKDSPLAADMSTAILQLSESGKLQSIHDEWFTKPSCATDDESNLGATRLGLGSFWGLFLICALICLLALVMFFIQVCWQYKQYSNSEDADEPSAAGADGAVKRQRRLSGLGSFKEIVKFVDMKEEEIMKKSMKRRSGEKDNPAAAGFSDAQSVASA; encoded by the exons ATGGAGAAAAATGTAGTTGCTGTGATTGGCCCCCAGTCCTCTGGGATAGGCCATGTCATCTCTCAAGTTGTCAATGAGTTACATGTTCCTCTTCTATCATTTGCGGCAACGGATCCAACTCTTTCTGCATCAGAGTATCCTTACTTCTTAAGGACAACCACAAGTGACTACTTCCAAATGAATGCCGTTGCTAGCATTGTTGATTACTATCAGTGGAAAAGGGTGACTGCTATATACGTCGACGACGATTATGGGCGAGGTGGCGTCTCGGCTCTCGGCGATGCGCTTGCATTGAAGAGGGCACAGGTTTCATATAAAGCAGCTATTCCTCCAAATTCAAACACAGATGTGATCCGTGATGTACTGTTTAGAGCAAACATGATGGAATCAAGGGTCATGGTTGTGCATGTCAATCCTGACACAGGTTTGAGGGTGTTTTCTGCAGCTAAGAAGCTCCAGATGATGGCCAGTGGCTATGTCTGGATAGTAACTGATTGGCTAGCTGCTGTCCTCGATTCCTCCCCCGCATCTAGAGATCCTAAATACATAAGTAATATCCAGGGAGTAATTGTTCTTCGTCAGCACACTCCTGATTCTGATGCCAAGAAAAAGTTCATATCTAGATGGAACACTGTGGCTCGTAACAGAAGTATGACTTCTGGACTGAACTCATATGCTTTCTATGCTTATGACTCAGTTTGGGCCGTTGCTCGCTCTGTCGACCAATTTCTCAATGCTGGGCAACATATCAACTTCTCAACAGATCCAAGGCTGCATGATCCAAACGGTACCACTTTGCGTCTGTCAAGTCTCAAGATATTCGACGGTGGTGACCAGATGCTGCAGCAACTTCTCCTCACAAACTTCACAGGTCTAACAGGTCCAGTCCGATTTGATTCAGGCGGCAATTTGGTACGCCCAGCTTATGATATCCTCAATGTTGGCCGCTCCGGCGCCAGCTTGGTTGGCTATTGGTCCAACTATTCAGGCCTTTCTGTGGCTGCTCCTGAAATTTTGTATCAGATGCCATCAAATGCATCCACCAGTGCCTATCAGCTGAAGAATGTGGTATGGCCTGGTGATTCAACTGATATACCTAGGGGCTGGGTGTTTCCAAACAATGGCCAGCCTCTCAGAGTTGGGGTCCCAGTTAAACCAAGCTTCAAGATATTGGTGTCAGGCAGTAGCCCTGATACTGTGAGGGGTTACTGCATTGATGTTTTCAAGTCAGCAATCAAACTGCTCCCTTACCCAGTTCCTTACCAGTTTGTACCTATTGGGGATGGCACAAAGAACCCTAGTTACGTCGGCATTGTTGGGATGGTTGCTTCCAAT ACACTTGATGCAGCTGTAGGCGACTTTGCGATAGTGAGAAATGGAACACGGCTTGCTGAGTACACACAGCCTTACATTGATTCAGGGCTTGTGATAGTGGCGCCGGTGAAACATGTAAGCTCAAACGCCTGGGCTTTCCTTAAACCTTTCACATGGGAGATGTGGTCTGTCATAGGCGCTCTTTTCATTTTGGTGGGAATTGTGGTGTGGCTACTCGAACATCGGACTAATGAGGAATTTCGAGGGCCTCCACGTAATCAAATCATAACAATATTCTG GTTCAGCTTCTCAACAATGTTCTTCTCACACA GGCAGAACACCGGAACCGCGCTCGGGCGTTTCGTGCTAATCATATGGATGTTCGTCGTGTTGATCATCACTTCAAGCTACACTGCCAGCTTGACGTCAATCCTGACGGTCCAACAGCTCGCGACAGGAATTACAGGACTTGACAGTCTCATATCAAGCTCTTTACCTATTGGATACCAGACTGGAAAATTCACCAAGAAATACCTGATGATAAACCTCAACGTTCCTGAGTCTCGATTGGTGCAACTGAACACGATCCAGGAATACGCTGATGCCCTTACCCGTGGACCAAAAAATGGTGGTGTTGCTGCGATTATCGACGAGAAGCCATATATCGATATCTTCCTGTCACACTACTGCAACTTCAAGATTGTGGGACAGCAGTTCACAAGGGAAGGATGGGGATTT GCATTCCAGAAAGACTCCCCCCTTGCTGCAGATATGTCGACCGCCATCCTTCAGCTTTCAGAGAGTGGCAAGCTTCAGAGCATCCATGACGAGTGGTTCACAAAGCCGAGCTGTGCCACCGACGATGAGAGCAACCTGGGAGCAACCAGGCTTGGCCTCGGAAGCTTCTGGGGCCTTTTCCTCATTTGTGCCCTGATATGTCTCTTAGCTCTGGTGATGTTCTTCATACAAGTCTGCTGGCAGTACAAGCAGTACTCCAATTCTGAAGATGCTGACGAGCCCAGTGCAGCTGGCGCTGATGGTGCTGTCAAAAGACAGCGGAGGCTGTCAGGCCTTGGCAGCTTCAAAGAGATCGTAAAGTTTGTCGACATGAAGGAGGAGGAAATCATGAAGAAGTCGATGAAACGACGGTCAGGCGAGAAAGATAACCCAGCTGCTGCAGGATTCTCAGATGCTCAATCGGTGGCTTCAGCATAG
- the LOC136520189 gene encoding glutamate receptor 3.4-like produces the protein MDAAQLVILFLALAAATRAASSSGARPSEVTVGALFTYDSTIGRAAQLAIELAVDDVNADSKVLPGTQLNLVPQDTNCSGFLGTIEALRLMEKSVVAVIGPQSSGIGHVISHAVNELHVPLLSFAATDPTLSASEYPYFIRTTISDYFQMNAVASIVDYYQWKRVTAIFVDDDYGRGGVEALGDALALKRAKISYKAAIPPNSNTDVINDVLFRANMMESRVMVVHVNPDTGMRIFSVAKNLQMMASGYVWIVTDWLAAVLDSSAYRELKDMGYIQGLIVLRQHIPESDAKDKFISKWNNVARNRNITSGLNSYGFYAYDSVWAVARAVDKFLSSGQQINFSTDPRLQNLNDSTLHLSTLKIFDGGEQMLQQLLLTNFTGVTGPVQFDSDHNLVRPAYDILNVAGSGSRLIGYWSNYSGLSVAAPEILYQMPRNTSTSAQHLHDVVWPGDSTTKPQGWVFPNTGQPLRVGVPIKASFKELVSGRGDNMSGYCIEIFNAAIKLLPYPVPYQFITIGDGTKNPSYIDIIRMVAANSLDAAVGDFAIVRNGMQLAEYTQPYIESGLVIVAPVKHVTSSAWAFLEPFTLEMWCVTVALFILVGVVVWLLEHRTNEEFRGSPRRQVITMLWFSFSTMFFAHRENTVSTLGRFVLIIWLFVVLIITSSYTASLTSILTVQQLSTGITGIDSLVSSSLPIGYQAGKFTKRYLSENFNVPLSRLVPLNTIQEYADALNRGPKYGGVAAIVDEKPYIDIFLSNYCKFRIVGEEFTKEGWGFAFQRDSPLAADLSTAILQLSESGQLQRIHDEWFSRSSCSSDDSEVGATRLGLGSFWGLFLVCALICLFALLVFFIRVCWQYNQYSSSEAAGEPSAGAAGPVIRQRRLSRLGSFKELIQFVDKKEEEIKKTMKRRSSDKDSQAAGFSYAQSVASA, from the exons ATGGACGCGGCTCAGTTGGTGATTCTGTTCTTGGCGCTTGCCGCCGCGACGCGggcggcgtcgtcgtcgggggcgCGGCCGAGCGAGGTGACCGTCGGCGCTCTCTTCACGTACGACTCCACAATTGGCCGCGCGGCGCAGCTCGCCATCGAGCTCGCCGTCGATGACGTCAACGCGGACAGCAAGGTCCTCCCCGGGACCCAGCTCAATTTGGTGCCCCAGGACACCAACTGCAGCGGCTTTCTTGGGACCATCGAAG CGTTGCGGCTAATGGAAAAAAGCGTAGTTGCGGTGATTGGCCCACAATCCTCTGGGATAGGCCATGTCATCTCCCATGCTGTTAATGAGCTACATGTACCTCTTCTATCATTTGCGGCTACagatccaactctctctgcatcAGAGTATCCGTACTTCATCAGGACAACCATAAGTGACTACTTCCAAATGAATGCCGTTGCTAGCATTGTTGATTACTATCAATGGAAAAGAGTGACTGCTATATTCGTTGATGATGATTATGGGCGAGGTGGCGTGGAAGCCCTCGGTGATGCGCTTGCATTAAAGAGGGCAAAGATTTCATATAAAGCAGCTATTCCTCCAAATTCAAATACAGACGTGATCAATGATGTACTATTTAGAGCAAATATGATGGAATCAAGGGTCATGGTTGTGCATGTCAATCCTGACACGGGGATGAGAATATTTTCTGTAGCTAAGAACCTCCAAATGATGGCCAGTGGCTATGTCTGGATAGTAACTGATTGGCTAGCTGCTGTCCTTGATTCCTCAGCATATAGAGAACTTAAAGATATGGGTTATATTCAGGGACTAATTGTTCTGCGTCAGCACATTCCTGAATCTGATGCCAAGGATAAGTTCATATCTAAATGGAATAATGTGGCTCGGAACAGAAATATTACCTCTGGCTTGAACTCGTATGGTTTTTATGCTTATGACTCGGTTTGGGCAGTTGCTCGTGCTGTCGATAAATTTCTCAGTAGTGGGCAACAGATCAACTTCTCAACAGATCCCAGGTTACAAAATTTAAATGACAGCACGTTGCATCTATCAACTCTGAAGATATTTGACGGTGGTGAGCAGATGCTGCAGCAACTTCTCCTCACAAATTTTACAGGTGTTACAGGTCCAGTCCAGTTTGATTCAGACCACAATTTGGTACGCCCAGCGTATGATATCCTTAATGTTGCTGGCTCTGGCTCCCGCTTGATTGGCTATTGGTCTAACTATTCTGGGCTTTCCGTGGCTGCTCCTGAAATTTTGTATCAGATGCCACGAAATACATCTACAAGTGCCCAGCATCTGCATGATGTGGTATGGCCTGGTGATTCCACTACTAAGCCTCAGGGATGGGTATTCCCAAACACTGGCCAACCTCTGAGAGTTGGGGTTCCAATTAAAGCAAGCTTTAAGGAATTAGTGTCAGGCAGAGGAGATAACATGAGTGGTTATTGCATCGAGATATTCAACGCAGCAATTAAACTGCTTCCTTACCCAGTTCCTTACCAATTTATAACTATTGGGGATGGCACAAAAAACCCTAGCTATATTGACATCATTAGAATGGTTGCTGCCAAT TCACTTGATGCAGCTGTAGGCGACTTTGCTATAGTGAGAAATGGAATGCAGCTTGCAGAATACACACAGCCTTATATTGAGTCAGGGCTTGTGATAGTAGCGCCCGTGAAACATGTAACTTCAAGTGCCTGGGCTTTCCTTGAACCTTTCACATTGGAGATGTGGTGTGTCACAGTTGCTCTTTTTATTTTGGTGGGTGTAGTAGTTTGGCTTCTTGAACATCGTACTAATGAGGAATTTCGAGGCTCTCCAAGGCGACAAGTCATAACAATGTTATG GTTTAGCTTCTCAACAATGTTCTTCGCACACA GAGAGAACACTGTAAGCACACTTGGGCGGTTCGTGTTGATAATATGGTTGTTCGTTGTGCTGATCATCACTTCAAGTTACACTGCTAGCTTGACGTCAATCCTCACTGTCCAACAGCTCTCAACTGGAATTACAGGGATTGATAGTTTGGTTTCAAGTTCTTTACCTATTGGATACCAGGCCGGAAAATTTACCAAAAGGTACCTGAGTGAAAACTTCAATGTTCCTCTCTCTCGACTGGTACCACTGAATACGATCCAGGAATATGCTGATGCCCTTAACCGTGGACCAAAATACGGCGGTGTTGCTGCAATAGTTGATGAGAAGCCATATATTGATATCTTCCTGTCAAACTACTGCAAATTCAGAATAGTGGGAGAGGAATTCACAAAGGAAGGATGGGGCTTT GCATTCCAGAGAGACTCCCCCCTTGCTGCAGATTTATCGACGGCAATCCTTCAACTTTCAGAGAGTGGCCAACTTCAGAGAATCCACGACGAGTGGTTCTCACGGTCTAGTTGCTCCTCAGATGACAGCGAAGTGGGAGCAACCAGGCTTGGCCTCGGAAGCTTTTGGGGCCTCTTCCTTGTGTGTGCCCTGATATGCCTCTTCGCTCTGCTGGTATTCTTCATACGAGTCTGCTGGCAGTACAACCAGTACTCCAGTTCTGAAGCTGCTGGCGAGCCCAGCGCAGGTGCCGCTGGTCCTGTCATAAGACAGCGGCGACTATCACGCCTTGGCAGCTTCAAAGAGCTGATCCAGTTTGTCgacaagaaggaggaggagatcaagaaaacGATGAAACGAAGATCGAGCGATAAAGATAGCCAAGCTGCAGGATTCTCATATGCTCAGTCAGTGGCTTCAGCATAG